One stretch of Prunus persica cultivar Lovell chromosome G1, Prunus_persica_NCBIv2, whole genome shotgun sequence DNA includes these proteins:
- the LOC18793500 gene encoding probable membrane-associated kinase regulator 1, with product MEMRMKRKDDEMNMIKVKKHHHIHHPHQKSQTLPPSPTHSFSSSSSSDFEFTISLSPRKSSNTLCPADELFYKGQLLPLHLSPRLSMVRTLHLPSSTSSSYNCSSSETTTSRDSTASSSNESRDSTSSFASDLGLLADQSCGSSRPSSVAEDTNDESYKRLGSSSKYAVQHTASNNDAFSRKKYFSLSRFSSVFKKEPKVQKDNNVPDHQQQNNNNMVGPGSNNASSAKPKRMSLTAKEVFSKYLKKVKPLYEKLSQKQQQKMGGGGGGLSIITTTKTSAEKCATRNNNNKDCGGSSHGLVSQSFSGNLRYPRRRGSVSSCPSSMRCSPSHSGVLSRTTGLTGSGSGLGTSGGNSSASSMEELQSAIQGAIAHCKNSLVVQSKSAATCHDK from the exons ATGGAGATGAGGATGAAGAGAAAAGATGATGAGATGAACATGATCAAAGTGAAGAAGCATCATCATATTCATCATCCCCACCAAAAATCCCAAACCCTACCACCCTCCCCAAcccactctttctcttcctcctcctcctcagaTTTCGAGTtcacaatctctctctctcctcgcaaATCCTCCAACACCCTCTGCCCCGCCGACGAGCTCTTCTACAAAGGCCAGCTCCTCCCCCTCCACCTCTCCCCCCGCCTCTCCATGGTCCGCACCCTCCACCTGCCCTCCTCCACGTCATCGTCTTACAACTGCTCCTCCTCCGAAACCACCACCTCACGTGACTCCACAGCCAGCAGCTCCAATGAGTCACGTGACTCCACCTCCTCCTTCGCCAGCGACCTCGGCCTCCTCGCCGACCAGTCCTGTGGCTCCTCTCGCCCCAGCTCCGTCGCCGAAGACACCAACGACGAGTCTTACAAGCGCCTcggcagcagcagcaagtaCGCGGTGCAGCACACCGCCAGCAACAACGATGCCTTTTCGAGGAAGAAGTACTTTTCCTTGTCGAGATTCTCGTCCGTGTTCAAGAAGGAGCCGAAAGTACAGAAAGACAACAATGTTCCAGATCACCAGcagcaaaacaacaacaacatggTGGGGCCCGGATCCAATAATGCATCATCAGCGAAGCCGAAACGTATGAGTTTGACTGCCAAGGAGGTTTTTAGCAAATACTTGAAGAAGGTGAAGCCCTTGTATGAAAAACTCTCCCAAAAACAGCAACAGAAAATGGGAGGAGGAGGCGGCGGCTTAAGCATCATCACGACCACAAAAACCTCAGCAGAAAAATGCGCCAcgagaaataataataataaagattGTGGTGGCAGCAGTCATGGTTTAGTTTCTCAGTCCTTCTCGGGTAACCTGAGGTACCCGAGAAGGAGGGGTAGCGTTTCGAGCTGCCCTTCTTCTATGAGGTGCTCCCCAAGCCACTCAGGCGTTCTCTCCCGTACTACCGGGTTAACGGGTTCGGGCTCAGGTTTGGGTACGAGTGGTGGCAACAGTTCAGCATCGTCCATGGAGGAGCTTCAGAGCGCAATTCAAGGCGCAATTGCTCATTGCAAGAACTCCTTGGTCGTTCAGAGCAAGAGCGCTGCTACGTGCCATG ATAAATAG
- the LOC18789712 gene encoding uncharacterized protein LOC18789712 — protein sequence MHLLKNTLHQPAQNTTKMVSLEIVQATSRSMDTPSSPRISFSAEFLDENNFISITPNAHQGEQDLIMECDQKVRNPEFEFLSSNVSSHTMLSADELFFEGKLLPFWQKQHAERLSKLSLKTKDVEGDENEEGVNKEESRGSWFVDDDPSPRPPKCTVLWKELLKLKKQRASSLSPSSSSSSSTSSSSSFADAATADQEKEGMGNKEKYMKRIKKGLERTRSASIRIRPMINVPICTQVKSTSLPPLFPLRKGRLER from the coding sequence ATGCATTTGCTCAAAAACACTCTCCACCAACCAGCCCAAAACACAACCAAAATGGTGTCCCTAGAAATTGTTCAGGCAACCTCTAGATCCATGGACACACCTTCCAGCCCCCGGATTTCGTTCTCTGCCGAATTCCTCGACGAAAATAACTTCATCTCCATTACCCCAAATGCCCATCAGGGTGAGCAAGATCTTATAATGGAGTGTGATCAAAAGGTACGTAACCCGGAATTCGAGTTTCTCTCAAGCAATGTGAGTAGCCATACCATGTTATCTGCAGATGAGCTTTTTTTTGAAGGGAAGCTCCTTCCCTTTTGGCAAAAGCAGCATGCTGAGAGGCTCAGCAAACTTAGCCTCAAAACCAAAGATGTTGAGGGAGATGAGAATGAGGAAGGGGTGAACAAGGAGGAGAGCAGAGGGAGTTGGTTTGTTGATGATGACCCCTCTCCAAGGCCACCTAAGTGCACCGTTTTATGGAAAGAGTTGCTGAAGCTGAAGAAGCAGCGTGCTTCGTCGTTGTCcccgtcttcttcttcctcctcttcgaCGTCTTCTTCGAGCTCATTTGCTGATGCAGCAACAGCAGATCAAGAGAAGGAGGGGATGGGGAACAAAGAGAAGTACATGAAGAGGATAAAGAAAGGGTTGGAGAGAACAAGATCAGCCAGTATAAGAATAAGGCCAATGATCAATGTGCCAATTTGCACACAGGTGAAGAGCACTTCCTTGCCACCTTTGTTTCCTCTCAGGAAAGGAAGGCTAGAGAGGTGA
- the LOC18793331 gene encoding probable LRR receptor-like serine/threonine-protein kinase At1g67720, producing the protein MSLPLPLLLLSLLSILPQSLSLPKGTLINCGAPVKSLIDGREWLPDTGFVSVGTPRNLTAPVLVPVLSTVRSFPNNPHRKYCYTVQVYRNARYMVRTTYYYYGGPDDTPPVFDLIVDGTLWAVVNTTEDFAKGESTYYEGVFLAQGKTMSVCLGSNNYTESDPFISALEFVILEDSLYNSTDFKSYGLGLVARHGFGYTGPVIRYPDDKFDRFWVPFEGYNPVNVSNTNVSVSDLWNLPPLKVFQSELTTGQAETIELNWPPGSVRESNYYIALYFALGMLGSRVFNISINGVPYYENLDVTPEGLVVYARKWPLSGVTRITLTPSAGSSGGALINAGEVFDVLPLGGTTLTRDVIALESVKQRIQNPPSDWNGDPCLPRQYSWTGITCSSGPRPRVVTLNLTSMGLSGSLSPSFANMTALSNIWLGKNNFSGPIPDLSSLKRLEKLHLEDNHFSGDIPSSLGNIDSLHELFLQNNNLTGQVPTGLTGKSGLDLRTSGNSLSAPPPS; encoded by the exons ATGTCATTGCCcctccccctcctcctcctctccctcCTTTCCATCCTCCCTCAATCTCTTTCCCTCCCCAAAG GAACACTAATAAACTGCGGTGCGCCGGTCAAATCCCTGATCGACGGCCGCGAATGGCTCCCCGACACCGGCTTTGTCTCCGTTGGGACCCCGCGGAACCTGACGGCCCCGGTCCTCGTCCCCGTCCTCTCCACCGTCCGATCGTTCCCGAACAATCCCCACCGCAAGTACTGCTACACGGTGCAGGTCTACCGCAACGCTAGGTACATGGTCCGCACCACCTACTACTACTACGGAGGCCCCGACGACACCCCGCCAGTTTTCGACCTGATTGTAGACGGCACCCTCTGGGCCGTCGTTAACACCACAGAGGACTTCGCAAAAGGCGAGTCGACTTACTACGAGGGGGTCTTCCTCGCTCAGGGCAAGACCATGAGCGTGTGTCTCGGGTCGAACAATTACACTGAATCCGACCCGTTTATCTCCGCCCTGGAGTTTGTGATTCTCGAAGACTCGCTCTACAACTCCACGGATTTCAAGTCGTACGGCCTCGGCTTGGTTGCAAGGCACGGCTTTGGCTACACTGGACCAGTCATTCG ATACCCAGATGACAAATTCGATCGGTTTTGGGTGCCATTTGAAGGGTACAATCCTGTCAATGTAAGCAACACGAATGTGTCTGTTTCTGACCTGTGGAACTTGCCCCCTTTGAAAGTTTTCCAGAGCGAATTGACGACCGGGCAAGCTGAAACTATCGAGTTGAATTGGCCTCCTGGGTCAGTTCGGGAATCGAACTACTACATTGCTCTGTACTTTGCTTTAGGGATGTTGGGGTCGAGGGTTTTCAACATCAGCATCAATGGTGTGCCATATTATGAGAATTTGGATGTGACCCCAGAAGGGCTTGTGGTCTATGCGCGCAAATGGCCTCTTTCTGGTGTTACAAGGATCACTTTGACTCCCTCTGCTGGGTCAAGTGGTGGTGCTCTGATTAATGCTGGCGAGGTGTTTGATGTGCTGCCTCTTGGAGGAACAACTTTAACTCGAGACG TTATTGCTTTGGAAAGTGTAAAACAGAGGATTCAGAACCCTCCATCTGACTGGAATGGTGATCCTTGTTTGCCCCGTCAGTACTCGTGGACAGGCATTACATGCTCTTCTGGCCCTCGACCTCGTGTGGTCACTTT AAATCTGACGAGTATGGGCCTTTCAGGATCGTTATCACCTAGTTTTGCCAATATGACCGCATTGTCTAATAT CTGGCTTGGGAAGAACAATTTTTCAGGGCCTATTCCTGATCTCAGTTCATTGAAGAGACTGGAGAAACT GCACTTGGAAGACAATCATTTTAGTGGGGATATCCCCTCATCGCTCGGGAACATTGATAGCTTGCATGAACT CtttttacaaaacaataatCTGACTGGTCAAGTTCCTACTGGCCTTACTGGAAAATCTGGGCTGGACCTAAG GACTTCTGGAAATTCTTTGTCAGCACCTCCACCTTCTTGA